A stretch of the Pseudopipra pipra isolate bDixPip1 chromosome 11, bDixPip1.hap1, whole genome shotgun sequence genome encodes the following:
- the PODXL2 gene encoding podocalyxin-like protein 2 — protein sequence MQPLHRAPALLLLLFLAAGTLCLCLASSEDPTADGLTSTSLLEFAMMSHLEAMNSHEQTSPETAEPDLAPGSLHAAPGSGFASEENEESKILQPPQYFWEDGGELNDSSLDLGPATDYSFPAASQKALLKRNGTQVDNWETATVQPPAEFVEPDLHTPFSMLEEEEGLLPIDHSRGGVESLQTSGPEVTSSEPVDQEDSFSLLFSTASARPGIVTEAAIGGQEEDSVSPGVDLGSSMGPGLLPVSSIFSTTVGARSPSLSEELFEVTTGDTWAIGGADSELTVSTTGAELAETTVEAGVEEHSAREEVSEPTVGWEMLKPTMLTEMEQTVEMPVGTPSPASGSPDAQTRSGSEQHPTSVSPWDRADEPVLDPIWNDTESATETVAAERSLSPQAGDARMAVLPTELPWDSAQVICKDWSNLAGKNYIILNMSDNIDCEEFRLERGPQLLALVEDAFSRQADGLQDRWLISLSKPNENDKHLLMTLAGEQGVIPTKDVLMALGDVKRSLAEIGIQNYSTTTSCQSHPNQTRSDYGKLFVVLVIIGSICAIIIVLGLIYNCWQRRLPKMKNMSHGEELRFVENGCHDNPTLDVASDSQSEMQEKKPSVNGGNTINGPDSWDVLINKQASEDVDVFEEDTHL from the exons ATGCAGCCCTTGCACCGGGCCCCGgcgttgctgctgctgctgtttctggcCGCGG GGACCTTGTGCCTCTGTCTTGCATCCTCGGAGGACCCAACTGCCGATGGCCTCACGTCAACTTCCCTGCTGGAGTTTGCCATGATGTCCCACCTGGAGGCCATGAATTCCCATGAGCAAACCAGCCCGGAGACTGCAGAGCCAGATCTTGCCCCTGGGTCTCTGCATGCTGCCCCAGGGTCAGGCTTTGCCAGCGAGGAGAATGAGGAGTCCAAGATCTTGCAGCCCCCGCAGTACTTCTGGGAAGATGGGGGAGAGCTCAACGACTCCAGCCTGGACTTGGGACCGGCAACAG ATtacagctttcctgctgcatcTCAGAAGGCACTGCTGAAACGGAATGGGACACAGGTGGACAACTGGGAAACAGCCACTGTCCAGCCACCAGCAGAATTTGTTGAGCCTGACCTGCACACGCCTTTCTCTATGctagaggaagaggaggggctgcTCCCTATAGACCACTCAAGAGGAGGAGTGGAGAGCCTCCAGACCTCCGGGCCAGAAGTTACATCTTCTGAACCAGTGGACCAAGAGGACTCCTTCtcccttctgttttccacaGCTTCCGCCAGGCCAGGTATTGTGACTGAGGCAGCCATAGGAGGGCAAGAAGAGGACTCTGTTTCTCCAGGCGTAGACCTTGGGAGCAGCATGGGACCAGGTCTTCTACCTGTGTCCTCTATTTTTTCTACTACTGTTGGTGCAAGATCTCCCAGTCTTTCAGAAGAACTCTTTGAGGTGACAACTGGGGACACTTGGGCTATTGGGGGAGCAGATTCAGAGCTTACTGTGAGTACCACAGGAGCAGAGCTTGCAGAGACCACGGTGGAGGCTGGTGTGGAAGAACATTCGGCCAGAGAGGAGGTCTCAGAGCCCACAGTGGGGTGGGAGATGCTGAAGCCCACGATGTTGACTGAGATGGAGCAGACAGTAGAAATGCCTGTGGGAACACCCTCTCCTGCAAGCGGCTCCCCAGACGCCCAGACTCGTTCTGGGAGTGAGCAGCATCCCACTTCTGTGTCTCCGTGGGACAGAGCTGATGAGCCTGTGCTGGATCCCATTTGGAATGACACTGAGTCAGCCACTGAGACTgtggcagcagagaggagcttGTCACCGCAGGCTGGGGATGCCCGCATGGCCGTGCTGCCAACAGAGCTGCCCTGGGACTCGGCACAG GTGATCTGCAAAGACTGGAGCAACCTTGCGGGAAAAAATTACATCATCCTGAATATGTCGGATAACATTGACTGT GAGGAGTTTCGGTTGGAGAGGGGTCCCCAGCTGTTGGCACTGGTGGAGGATGCCTTCTCCAGACAGGCAGATGGACTGCAGGACCGTTGGCTGATATCTTTGAGCAAACCCAACGAGAACGACAAGCACTTGCTAATGACACTGGCAGGGGAACAGG GCGTTATCCCTACAAAAGATGTTCTCATGGCACTGGGGGATGTTAAGAGGAGCTTAGCTGAG ATTGGTATCCAAAACTACTCAACCACCACAAGCTGCCAGTCGCACCCCAACCAGACACGCAGTGATTATGGGAAGCTCTTTGTGGTGCTGGTGATCATTGGCTCCATCTGTGCCATCATCATTGTGCTGGGGCTCATATACAACTGCTGGCAGAGGCGCCTGCCCAAAATGAAGAACATG TCACACGGGGAGGAGCTGCGCTTTGTTGAGAACGGCTGCCATGACAACCCCACCTTGGATGTGGCCAGTGACAGCCAGTCGGAAATGCAGGAGAAGAAGCCAAGCGTGAACGGTGGGAACACCATCAATGGCCCCGACAGCTGGGATGTCCTGATCAATAAGCAGGCGAGCGAGGATGTTGATGTGTTTGAGGAAGACACACATCTTTAG